The following proteins are encoded in a genomic region of Cercospora beticola chromosome 8, complete sequence:
- a CDS encoding uncharacterized protein (antiSMASH:Cluster_1), with the protein MIGKSEVAATPDATKEMEPSKDLAGQVPEDAQPVQDGDDWFAPQSSKKQKKKGKKNKSAATETNSERITEPSRDVETPELTANEELRTVEDVVVEEQPAAQPEKIEPANADDALNSQTADTDDLFTPSSKSSKKAKKGKKSKQVSLEETPIVVGDVGTAEEARTSEQQDELMPDAQLEPEIATESLTQEIHDRTAETDVESSQPDVKATDTAVTETIDVDQPAEAPIREKPSELLPAENPALVEAQGEDVIAPEVVDPPTTQEADDLFTVSSSKKKGKKGKKGEQSVSEDISEPPTDSPKVLEETFQDVSVPQSTATTSQEATEAESEDVWALPIKGKKGKKAKKLQQLAAENLRAESQAESQAESLESRPEAETSTSDAQPSTEADADDLWAVPSTGKKSKKGKKAKRDAELAIEEPSVVPADLNDEQPETAQGNSTEAIAEREVEERIAEAPIHPLEQPADHQNASREVDVASEGVERAVEEPVADEPTKSERSDGAEFAEAAAGAVAAAAAIAVATASTEDKEAATTSDVYDWGAVSTKKSKKDKKKARKSGSATPAAPLEQDPAPTIEDVPQAEQSVATEDAQNSRTIDDAVEIATAHDPGVEEAATSGQLLDSSREVSALPVETRDLNSTLPSASAGSDVDFTATVAAGLADSGFNPDMVINDPAFQRRASPTGVAEADPEEDIFSTTVSKRKKKGKKSQTISESPPVVETADEQPKAGSDVDDILNKTLASTGFDATLLEKAMAASREQSPTEAEPESEFAFTTTKRKKGKKGKKTAVAEDEEAKKSAEQARSTQVEEMDADAPAEASREEPSAPLPVAATDNNEHSWMVQDEMDVDAMDKAYKAYKKNKRQQKKLKARSGGTSDNPESSAVDDTERSAIMSEAEDTSAKAVAELTKDEVTGQDKDVQPTVKSPGSATSSNSIVQSVFPGLERIKRRAPPAGANADGKSQDRRASHDSGSRGLMHTSEVSQNLPTEVPRSPTKSTDQSSGLPALAAGLAAAGVGIASAAGQDKGSQDRSLPSQESSWSFAALRGDDQAFVDPSKQDAQDRTVRDSGYETAKRSSQQTDRSSAEVPQIVRTSSSRDSLLQRRSLEPLRVSTPTSPDWDIHTPKQRRGNDSARDVPHHERKLSDNTPLEPTSKNRASYLFQSPPDPLAEAALSPSQLPEQPSPIQKPSSTNHTRAQSASVPAEHSPALSWDGNRDRSAFSPTSPRAPLDAIPEEHARRQHSRKRSKARAEVGGPENIKAVRRTETPKAIRAQEEALSPSNRRHRSSGSGGMRSVSSPTSTSDEVFNRLPWPPVDQENETVQLDRSRPRNGPLTPDLRSASVLSDRSNVSGNHFKSPHEMRSYSRNSNSSSTPSLRRTSLSGDLRAASKRGGSDLGSLNGSLAGSAVGARASPSTIAFEPPPTPPLEHDELIHGGASRAMDTSDDVFVSRAGSSNRQDNTNSTQQGYGDAQRSQVSPTRPPSVRKRQSMHINDLETRLDLLVAENRALQEARQASEGARGLGDGSLQEALEARDLQLQAKDAEINQIKAMLQPLQDEVARLTELSNGLTEANRNLVDDTNGRYATLQAEHAEAHSKWQETAQELEGMRSEHGRITSGMRDIVEAEIASSLADKNAEILRLREQLDIAAEQIRALQVQIQSSKSSDFLVQRDEDYFDGACQKLCQHVQQWVLRFSKMSDNRVCRLSTDLNDDKIEARLDNAVLDGSDVDKLLGDRVRRRDVFMSVVMTMVWEYIFTRYLFGMDREQRQKLKALEKLLAEVGPPRAVAHWRATTLTLLSKRPQFDSQCALDTEAVAHEIFEILCMLLPPPSSSRSQLQASLQKVLRIAVDLAIEMRTQRAEYIMLPPLQPEYDTNGDLVRKVYFNSSLMNERSGLFSSNEELAAKHAVVKIVLFPLVVKKGDDVGEGDDEIVVCPAQVLVHNDGGRDKKIVRVMSGAMEIDEPIRSRQSNRSLISEAQGGSEF; encoded by the coding sequence ATGATCGGAAAGTCGGAGGTTGCAGCGACGCCCGATGCGACTAAAGAGATGGAACCTTCCAAAGATCTTGCTGGACAGGTCCCTGAGGATGCCCAACCTGTACAAGATGGCGATGACTGGTTTGCGCCGCAATCATCCaaaaagcagaagaagaagggcaagaagaacaagtcTGCTGCCACCGAGACGAACAGCGAGAGAATCACCGAGCCAAGTCGAGATGTGGAGACTCCCGAGCTGACTGCCAACGAAGAGCTCCGTACCgtcgaagatgtcgtcgTTGAGGAACAACCTGCAGCACAGCCAGAAAAGATCGAGCCAGCAAATGCAGACGATGCGCTGAATTCACAAACAGCTGACACAGATGACTTGTTCACTCCATCGAGCAAGTCGAGCAAGAAGGCCAAAAAGGGAAAGAAATCGAAGCAGGTCTCGCTTGAAGAGACGCCAATCGTGGTGGGCGATGTCGGAACCGCCGAAGAAGCTCGCACGTCCGAGCAACAAGATGAGCTGATGCCAGACGCTCAATTGGAGCCCGAAATCGCAACCGAATCGTTGACCCAAGAGATCCATGATCGAACGGCAGAGACGGATGTGGAATCCTCTCAGCCAGATGTAAAAGCCACAGACACTGCAGTGACGGAGACAATCGATGTTGATCAGCCTGCTGAGGCCCCTATTCGCGAAAAGCCCTCAGAACTACTACCTGCCGAGAACCCAGCTCTGGTTGAAGCGCAGGGCGAGGATGTCATCGCTCCGGAAGTTGTTGATCCGCCTACTACTCAGGAGGCCGACGACTTGTTCACTGTTTCCAGTAGCaagaagaaaggcaaaaAGGGCAAGAAAGGGGAGCAATCGGTTTCTGAAGATATTTCCGAACCACCGACAGACTCGCCGAAAGTGTTGGAGGAAACCTTCCAAGATGTGTCTGTCCCACAGTCAACAGCAACGACTTCCCAAGAAGCAACAGAAGCCGAGTCAGAAGACGTCTGGGCACTTCCaatcaagggcaagaaaggcaagaaggccAAAAAGCTTCAACAGCTTGCTGCAGAGAATCTTCGGGCTGAATCCCAGGCCGAATCTCAGGCTGAAAGCTTGGAGTCGCGACCAGAGGCTGAGACGAGCACAAGCGATGCGCAGCCGTCGACCGAAGCAGATGCGGACGACTTGTGGGCTGTACCAAGCACAGGGaaaaagagcaagaagggAAAGAAAGCCAAGCGCGATGCGGAGCTAGCAATCGAGGAGCCCTCTGTCGTCCCAGCAGATCTGAATGATGAGCAACCCGAAACAGCACAAGGCAACTCCACCGAAGCGATTGCAGAGcgtgaagttgaagagcGTATCGCAGAAGCACCCATTCATCCCCTCGAGCAACCAGCTGACCATCAAAATGCATCAAGAGAAGTGGATGTGGCGTCCGAGGGCGTCGAACGTGCCGTTGAAGAGCCTGTAGCTGACGAGCCAACCAAGTCGGAGCGCAGCGACGGCGCTGAGTTCGCCGAGGCTGCCGCGggcgctgttgctgctgccgctgctatCGCCGTAGCTACCGCTTCGACAGAAGACAAAGAGGCCGCTACTACGTCGGATGTGTATGACTGGGGCGCAGTCTCCACCAAGAAGTCGAAAaaggataagaagaaggctcggAAGAGTGGCAGCGCAACTCCTGCAGCTCCACTCGAGCAGGACCCAGCACCGACAATTGAAGATGTGCCTCAAGCAGAGCAGTCTGTTGCGACAGAGGATGCGCAGAACTCAAGAACGATCGACGATGCCGTGGAAATCGCGACCGCCCATGATCCTGGAGTTGAAGAAGCCGCTACCTCTGGACAGCTGCTAGACAGCTCACGCGAAGTCTCTGCGTTGCCAGTAGAGACAAGAGACCTGAACTCGACACTGCCATCTGCATCCGCCGGTAGCGATGTCGACTTTACAGCTACGGTCGCTGCCGGACTGGCCGATAGCGGCTTCAATCCAGACATGGTCATCAATGATCCCGCATTCCAGCGGAGAGCATCACCTACTGGAGTTGCTGAGGCTGATCCAGAAGAGGACATCTTTTCAACCACCGTCAGCAAGAGGAAGAAAAAGGGAAAGAAGAGCCAGACAATTTCTGAGTCACCGCCTGTTGTTGAGACTGCCGATGAACAGCCAAAAGCGGgaagcgatgtcgatgacatTCTGAACAAGACACTCGCAAGTACTGGCTTCGATGCAACGCTTCTAGAGAAGGCTATGGCGGCCAGCAGGGAGCAGTCTCCAACAGAAGCTGAACCCGAGTCCGAATTCGCTTTTACCACAACCAAGCgtaagaagggcaagaaaggcaagaagacggcagtggcagaggatgaggaggcaAAGAAGTCTGCTGAACAAGCTCGATCTACTCAGGTCGAAGAGATGGACGCCGATGCTCCAGCAGAGGCATCACGTGAAGAGCCTTCAGCTCCACTTCCAGTGGCTGCGACCGACAATAATGAGCACAGCTGGATGGTACAAGATGAGATGGACGTCGATGCGATGGACAAGGCTTACAAAGCatacaagaagaacaagcgaCAAcaaaagaagctgaaggccaGATCTGGCGGCACATCGGACAACCCTGAAAGTAGTGCCGTGGACGATACCGAGCGATCTGCAATCATGTCTGAAGCCGAGGACACATCGGCAAAGGCAGTCGCTGAGCTGACGAAGGATGAGGTGACTGGTCAGGACAAAGATGTGCAACCTACAGTGAAGAGCCCTGGCAGCGCCACCAGCTCCAACAGCATCGTGCAATCTGTCTTTCCAGGTCTGGAGCGCATCAAGCGTCGTGCACCGCCTGCAGGCGCAAACGCAGATGGCAAGTCACAGGACCGCAGGGCAAGCCATGATTCCGGATCACGCGGCCTGATGCACACTTCCGAAGTGTCCCAGAACTTGCCAACGGAAGTCCCGCGGTCACCCACCAAGTCGACAGATCAATCCTCCGGGTTGCCTGCACTAGCGGCAGGTCTGGCCGCTGCCGGCGTGGGCATTGCCAGCGCTGCAGGGCAAGACAAAGGGTCCCAAGATCGCTCACTGCCATCGCAAGAGTCGTCCTGGTCATTTGCTGCGCTTCGAGGCGATGACCAGGCTTTTGTTGATCCTTCCAAGCAAGATGCTCAAGACCGAACTGTTCGTGACAGTGGCTATGAGACTGCGAAGCGCTCCTCACAGCAAACCGACCGCTCAAGTGCTGAGGTGCCACAAATCGTACGCACGAGCTCCTCCCGCGATAGCTTGCTACAGCGACGCTCGCTTGAACCGCTGCGTGTTTCGACGCCAACAAGCCCGGACTGGGACATTCACACGCCGAAGCAGAGACGTGGCAACGACAGTGCACGAGACGTTCCCCACCACGAGCGCAAGTTGAGCGACAACACCCCTCTCGAGCCCACAAGTAAGAACCGCGCGTCTTATCTCTTCCAATCCCCCCCTGACCCTCTCGCAGAAGCTGCGCTTTCCCCATCACAACTTCCAGAGCAGCCATCACCTATTCAGAAGCCCAGCAGCACAAATCACACCAGAGCACAGTCTGCATCTGTCCCCGCAGAGCACAGTCCGGCACTTAGCTGGGATGGCAATCGCGACAGATCTGCCTTCTCACCGACATCACCACGAGCTCCTCTCGATGCCATACCCGAAGAGCATGCTCGCCGCCAGCACTCgcggaagaggagcaagGCAAGAGCTGAGGTTGGCGGACCAGAAAACATCAAGGCAGTCCGAAGGACGGAGACGCCCAAAGCAATTCgggcacaagaagaagctctttCGCCGTCGAACCGTCGCCATCGATCCTCTGGTAGCGGTGGCATGAGATCTGTCAGCAGTCCTACCAGTACCTCGGACGAAGTCTTCAACCGTTTGCCATGGCCACCGGTGGACCAAGAGAACGAGACCGTGCAGCTCGATCGATCTCGTCCACGAAATGGCCCTCTGACGCCCGACTTGCGCTCTGCCAGTGTGCTGAGCGACCGCTCGAATGTCAGCGGGAACCACTTCAAGTCTCCTCACGAGATGCGCTCCTACAGCcggaacagcaacagcagctccaCGCCCTCGCTCCGCCGCACCAGCCTGTCCGGCGATCTTCGGGCGGCAAGCAAGCGGGGCGGATCTGATCTCGGCTCGCTGAATGGCTCGCTTGCGGGATCGGCCGTTGGCGCTAGAGCCTCACCTTCGACCATTGCCTTTGAGCCACCGCCGACACCACCGCTCGAGCACGATGAGCTGATTCACGGAGGCGCCTCGCGCGCAATGGACACCTCGGACGATGTTTTTGTGAGTAGAGCAGGTTCAAGTAATCGTCAGGACAACACTAACAGCACGCAGCAAGGATATGGCGACGCGCAACGGTCGCAAGTCTCGCCGACGCGTCCGCCAAGCGTGCGAAAGCGACAGAGCATGCACATCAACGACCTGGAGACGCGGTTAGATCTCCTGGTGGCCGAGAACCGCGCACTCCAGGAAGCCCGACAAGCCAGTGAAGGTGCCCGCGGACTGGGCGACGGGTCATTGCAGGAAGCACTTGAAGCACGTGACCTTCAACTCCAGGCCAAAGATGCCGAGATCAACCAGATCAAGGCCATGCTGCAACCTTTGCAGGATGAAGTGGCCCGTCTGACGGAACTGAGCAACGGCCTGACTGAGGCCAACCGCAACCTCGTCGACGACACGAATGGACGCTATGCCACCCTCCAGGCCGAGCATGCCGAAGCTCACAGCAAATGGCAGGAAACAGCACAGGAACTGGAAGGGATGCGCAGCGAACATGGCAGGATCACCTCCGGCATGCGAGATATCGTGGAAGCTGAAATCGCGAGCTCGTTGGCCGACAAGAATGCGGAGATTCTCCGACTGCGCGAACAGCTTGACATTGCCGCTGAGCAGATCCGGGCATTGCAAGTTCAGATCCAATCGTCCAAGTCATCAGATTTCCTCGTACAGAGAGACGAAGATTACTTCGATGGCGCGTGCCAGAAGCTGTGCCAGCATGTGCAGCAATGggtcttgcgcttctccaAGATGTCGGACAACCGCGTGTGCCGCCTCTCGACCGACTTGAACGACGATAAGATCGAGGCTCGTCTGGACAATGCAGTCCTGGACGGCTCTGATGTGGACAAGCTGCTTGGCGACCGCGTTCGCAGGCGGGACGTGTTCATGTCAGTTGTGATGACTATGGTCTGGGAGTACATTTTTACACGATACCTCTTCGGCATGGACCGCGAGCAGCGACAGAAACTCAAAGCTCTCGAAAAGCTCCTCGCAGAAGTTGGACCACCTCGCGCAGTGGCTCATTGGCGCGCAACAACACTGACGCTTCTCTCCAAGCGTCCTCAGTTCGATTCACAATGCGCTCTCGACACTGAAGCAGTTGCACATGAGATCTTCGAGATCTTGTGCATGCTATTGCCACCGCCCTCAAGCTCGAGAAGTCAACTACAAGCATCTCTACAAAAGGTGCTCCGCATCGCAGTGGATCTTGCAATCGAGATGCGCACGCAACGCGCAGAGTACATTATGCTGCCACCATTGCAGCCCGAGTATGACACTAATGGGGACCTGGTTCGCAAAGTGTACTTCAACTCCTCGCTCATGAATGAGCGCTCGGGGCTTTTCAGCTCCAACGAAGAATTGGCCGCAAAGCATGCGGTCGTCAAGATTGTTCTCTTCCCGCTCGTCGTCAAAAAAGGCGATGATGTTGGGGAAGGAGATGATGAAATTGTGGTTTGCCCGGCGCAGGTGCTGGTGCATAACGATGGAGGGAGGGACAAGAAAATTGTGAGGGTGATGAGTGGCGCTATGGAGATTGATGAGCCGATTCGAAGCAGACAGAGCAATCGGAGCTTGATTAGTGAGGCGCAAGGGGGGTCGGAATTTTGA